Proteins from one Catenuloplanes atrovinosus genomic window:
- a CDS encoding MmyB family transcriptional regulator produces MDLAALGGFLKSRRDRLSPSDLGLHPTSRRRVPGLRRDEVANLAGASVDYYVQLEQGRGAQPSEQMLAALARALRLTLDERHHLYHLAGRPLPPSGGGGAHVHPGMLELLDRLDTTPAQIISDLSVTLAQNRLAAALLGPPTAATGIRASFIHRWFTDPSARDLYHPDEHDHQSSVFVADIRAVSARRGPDEFVTALIRSLLRDSDEFRRLWARHHVAIRRADRKRLLHPLIGEVELNCTSLLSEDGTQRLLWFTPPPGTPSVERLELLNVIGAFQISGTGDATR; encoded by the coding sequence ATGGACCTCGCAGCGCTCGGTGGATTCCTCAAGTCGCGTCGTGACCGGCTGAGCCCGAGCGACCTCGGCCTGCACCCGACGTCGCGCCGCCGGGTCCCCGGGCTGCGCCGCGACGAGGTGGCGAACCTGGCCGGCGCGTCCGTCGACTACTACGTCCAGCTCGAACAGGGCCGCGGCGCGCAGCCGTCCGAGCAGATGCTGGCGGCGCTGGCCCGCGCGCTGCGGCTGACCCTGGACGAGCGCCACCACCTCTACCACCTGGCCGGACGGCCGCTGCCGCCGTCCGGCGGGGGCGGCGCGCACGTGCACCCCGGCATGCTGGAGCTGCTGGACCGGCTGGACACGACGCCCGCCCAGATCATCAGCGACCTGAGCGTCACGCTGGCCCAGAACCGGCTCGCCGCCGCGCTGCTCGGCCCGCCCACGGCGGCGACCGGCATCCGCGCCAGCTTCATCCACCGGTGGTTCACCGATCCGTCGGCACGCGACCTCTACCACCCCGACGAACACGACCACCAATCGTCCGTGTTCGTCGCGGACATCCGCGCCGTGTCCGCGCGGCGGGGCCCGGACGAGTTCGTGACCGCGCTCATCCGATCACTGCTGCGGGACAGCGACGAATTCCGCCGCCTGTGGGCGCGGCATCACGTCGCCATTCGCCGCGCCGACCGCAAACGCCTCCTGCACCCGCTGATCGGCGAAGTCGAACTGAACTGCACGAGCCTGCTCAGCGAGGACGGCACTCAGCGCCTGCTCTGGTTCACCCCACCCCCGGGCACCCCGTCCGTCGAACGCCTGGAACTGCTGAACGTGATCGGCGCCTTCCAGATCTCCGGCACCGGCGACGCGACCCGCTGA
- a CDS encoding NADP-dependent oxidoreductase, with protein sequence MKALLISDYGDPPRLADVAEPVPGDGEVPVQVSGAALNPLDLKMAAGHLREFFPVRFPYTLGTDIAGVVARAGHGWAAGDRVVARLDPRAGGALAELAAVPADQLVPAPASVPLSTAAGAATAAATAWQALTEVAAVRPGQRVLVQGAAGGVGSFAVQLAHRLGAHVIATASPAGLAIAEELGADEVIDYTAGPLAARVRGVDVVIDTVGGRAGEQALDVLVPGGLLVAVPAPPDAERAASRGVRAAFVFHESDAARLGTVVTLLDDGLRVLVDRRLPLADAAGGLTYLARGHAKGKIIVGT encoded by the coding sequence GTGAAAGCTCTGCTCATCAGCGACTACGGCGACCCGCCGCGCCTCGCCGACGTGGCCGAACCCGTACCCGGAGACGGCGAGGTGCCGGTGCAGGTCTCGGGCGCGGCGCTCAACCCGCTCGACCTGAAAATGGCCGCCGGGCACCTGCGGGAGTTCTTTCCCGTCCGGTTTCCGTACACGCTGGGAACCGACATCGCCGGCGTGGTCGCGCGCGCCGGCCACGGCTGGGCGGCCGGCGACCGGGTCGTCGCCCGGCTCGACCCGCGGGCCGGCGGCGCGCTCGCGGAGCTGGCCGCCGTCCCGGCGGACCAGCTGGTCCCGGCGCCGGCCTCGGTCCCGCTGAGCACCGCCGCCGGCGCGGCCACCGCGGCGGCGACGGCGTGGCAGGCGCTCACCGAGGTCGCCGCGGTCCGGCCCGGGCAGCGTGTCCTGGTGCAGGGCGCGGCCGGCGGCGTGGGCAGCTTCGCGGTGCAGCTCGCGCACCGGCTGGGTGCCCACGTCATCGCCACCGCCTCGCCCGCGGGCCTGGCCATCGCCGAGGAACTGGGCGCGGACGAGGTGATCGACTACACCGCGGGGCCGCTCGCCGCGCGGGTCCGGGGTGTCGACGTCGTCATCGACACCGTCGGCGGGCGGGCCGGGGAGCAGGCACTCGACGTGCTCGTGCCGGGCGGGCTGCTCGTGGCGGTGCCGGCGCCGCCGGACGCCGAGCGGGCCGCGTCGCGCGGGGTCCGTGCCGCGTTCGTCTTCCACGAGTCGGACGCCGCCCGCCTCGGCACGGTGGTCACGCTGCTCGACGACGGCCTGCGCGTGCTGGTGGACCGGCGGCTCCCGCTGGCGGACGCCGCCGGCGGCCTGACGTATCTCGCGCGCGGCCACGCGAAGGGCAAGATCATCGTGGGTACGTGA
- a CDS encoding SGNH/GDSL hydrolase family protein, which yields MRTRIGIALGLLLLTTACDARDPEPGPPAGGGSPAGGVLLLGDSVAAGQAAALTEAFAVSGVRFWSAATEGGGNVVGPNASAAWEALPATIEQAAPTVVVYQITTYDWGTAREQTDAYTRLSATVADAGATLVIVTMPPIRADDFHAPHLDELHRTRDSARAAADASGGRTRLLDAGEVWGGEFTPEGRSSDGVHTCPQGAARFAEWLLAKLTPVMPGLTPAPRETWVNAGWSGDRRFIGCGR from the coding sequence ATGAGAACACGCATCGGCATCGCGCTCGGCCTGCTCCTGCTCACCACCGCCTGTGACGCGCGGGACCCGGAGCCCGGACCGCCGGCCGGTGGCGGGTCGCCGGCCGGCGGCGTGCTGCTGCTCGGCGACTCGGTCGCGGCCGGCCAGGCCGCGGCGCTGACCGAGGCGTTCGCCGTCTCCGGCGTCCGCTTCTGGTCCGCCGCGACCGAGGGCGGCGGCAACGTGGTCGGGCCGAACGCGTCCGCCGCCTGGGAGGCGCTGCCCGCGACGATCGAGCAGGCCGCCCCGACCGTGGTCGTCTACCAGATCACCACGTACGACTGGGGCACCGCGCGGGAGCAGACCGACGCGTACACGCGGTTGTCGGCCACGGTCGCCGACGCCGGCGCCACGCTCGTCATCGTCACCATGCCGCCGATCCGCGCGGACGACTTCCACGCGCCGCACCTGGACGAGCTGCACCGGACCCGGGACTCGGCCCGCGCGGCGGCGGACGCGTCCGGCGGCCGGACCCGGCTGCTCGACGCGGGCGAGGTGTGGGGCGGGGAGTTCACGCCGGAGGGCCGCAGCAGCGACGGCGTGCACACCTGCCCGCAGGGCGCGGCCCGGTTCGCCGAGTGGCTGCTGGCGAAGCTGACCCCGGTCATGCCCGGACTCACCCCGGCCCCGCGCGAGACCTGGGTGAACGCCGGATGGTCCGGAGATCGCCGGTTCATCGGCTGCGGGCGGTGA
- a CDS encoding response regulator transcription factor codes for MVAILLIEDDPLVRRGLELALSRHGYDMRTAGTGRDGLRALDADVPDLVLLDLMLPDLDGLEVCRRIRAGGDLPVIMLTARGDDLDVVGGLEAGADDYVVKPARPAVLDARIRAVLRRSAGDPDGIRTHRDLRIDTTALTVSRRGEPVTLTPTEMRLLLTLSASPGRVFSRQRLLEDVWEHDYLGDSRLVDNCVQRLRAKIETDPAAPEFVQTVRGFGYRFGPVQG; via the coding sequence GTGGTGGCGATACTGCTGATCGAGGACGATCCGCTGGTCCGGCGCGGCCTCGAGCTGGCGCTGTCCCGGCACGGCTACGACATGCGCACGGCCGGCACCGGGCGGGACGGCCTGCGCGCGCTCGACGCGGACGTGCCCGACCTGGTGCTGCTCGACCTGATGCTGCCCGACCTGGACGGCCTGGAGGTGTGCCGCCGGATCCGGGCCGGCGGCGACCTGCCGGTGATCATGCTGACCGCGCGCGGCGACGACCTGGACGTGGTCGGCGGGCTGGAGGCGGGCGCGGACGACTACGTGGTCAAACCGGCCCGCCCGGCCGTGCTGGACGCGCGCATCCGCGCGGTGCTCCGCCGCAGCGCCGGCGACCCGGACGGCATCCGCACCCACCGTGACCTGCGCATCGACACGACCGCGCTGACCGTGTCCCGGCGCGGCGAGCCGGTCACGCTGACGCCCACGGAGATGCGCCTGCTGCTCACGCTGTCCGCCAGCCCGGGCCGGGTGTTCAGCCGGCAGCGGCTGCTGGAGGACGTGTGGGAGCACGACTACCTCGGCGACTCGCGGCTGGTCGACAACTGCGTGCAGCGGCTCCGCGCGAAGATCGAGACCGATCCGGCCGCGCCGGAGTTCGTGCAGACCGTCCGCGGTTTCGGCTACCGGTTCGGGCCGGTCCAGGGATGA
- a CDS encoding HAD domain-containing protein — translation MPALHDGRPLVFLDVDGPLIPFRARPVPGTAADGGGNPLLDRLDPADGRRLLALDCPLIWATTWGADANEIIAPRLGLPELPVVEWPDGDEPSSGLHWKTTSLVRHATGRSFVWLDDEITDTDRRWVAAHHPEPALLRRIDPSTGLTAADFTALHDWLGRR, via the coding sequence GTGCCGGCGCTCCACGATGGCCGCCCGCTGGTCTTCCTCGACGTCGACGGGCCGCTGATCCCGTTCAGGGCGCGGCCCGTCCCGGGCACGGCCGCGGACGGCGGCGGCAACCCGCTGCTGGACCGGCTGGATCCGGCGGACGGGCGCCGGCTCCTGGCACTGGATTGCCCGCTGATCTGGGCGACGACGTGGGGTGCCGACGCCAACGAGATCATCGCTCCGCGCCTCGGCCTGCCCGAGCTACCGGTCGTCGAGTGGCCGGACGGCGACGAGCCCTCATCCGGCCTGCACTGGAAGACGACGTCCCTGGTACGGCACGCCACCGGGCGCTCGTTCGTCTGGCTCGACGACGAGATCACCGACACCGACCGGCGGTGGGTCGCCGCCCATCACCCCGAGCCCGCGCTCCTGCGCCGCATCGACCCCTCCACCGGCCTGACCGCGGCGGACTTCACGGCGCTGCACGACTGGCTCGGCCGGCGTTGA